Below is a window of Syngnathus typhle isolate RoL2023-S1 ecotype Sweden linkage group LG12, RoL_Styp_1.0, whole genome shotgun sequence DNA.
ACATGATGTGagtgagagaaagagaacaGGTGACTAAACAAATCAAAAAGGACAATGCTTGCTTTGACACGTCCAAAACGTTTCATGAATCCCGTTTTCACGAGTTATGGGCATATGAGAAATGTTCACAGCATGCACACCACGTCCTCGCTGTACTTTTTCTCCGAGATAGACCGAGAGTGGGCAAAGTATGGCCGGCTGCTCTTTAATCCAGCCCAGCGGGCATTTACAAGATCAAGAGCCCTGCATTATATTATCAAAACATTTTTCCTAACCTTGTTGAAGTGTGCTATAATCTCTGTCGTGGTTTCTAGTGAACTACTGAATTTGCTAGGAAATAAATGTGCATTAACAAATATTAGAATGAAGCTTCTACCAGTTGAACTACTAAGAGGCTTGCAATAATAAACACGATGTATATGTTAACAACACTGCTCTCCAAGTTGTGTCAGTTTTTTACTTTAAAGCTAACCTGTGGCCCTTCAGCAGAAAACGTGCCCACCCCTGAGAAAGGCTCTATGGGTGGGGAGGTGAATTTACCTGGAATATCCGTCTTGATTGTCTTGCTGCCTCCTGAGgtgtcgtcatcgtcgtcgtccgAGGAGCTGGTGCTGGAGTCGCACGTGAGCTCGCTGTCGCTGGTACTGCTGTCCTGCAGCAGGTTGTATTTCTTCCGCGCCGCCGCCTCGCGCTTCTGCCGCAGCAGGCGCATCCGCTCCTTGTGTTTCTGGCTGCGGTGGCCTTTCACCTTGGCCTGCTTGCCGTTGATCTGCTTCTCCGGCCCGCCTGCTCCCGCTGGCTGACAGCGGTTCTTTTTTGCCGCCATCGCGTTGGGCGGCGCCTCGCTCTCCGAACGCGATCGCCGGGATTTCCTCCCGCTGGGTTGCCGATCTTTGTCGACGTCGGCTTCCATTTTAGTTTCCGTCTCCTCTCTGTCGCCTTCACCCCCCGAGGAGAGCGTGTCAGAGTCTGCCAAGTGGCCGCTGGACGAGGGGGATAGCATGCACGGGTTGGAGGAATCGCTCTCGTAGATGTGACGGGAGGCCGGTTTCTCGCTCCCCATGGAGGCCTGCTGCGACTCGGGGGAGTCTCTGCGAAGCTCCTTCATCAAACAGGGCATGGAGAGGAGACTCTGCTCACCCTCTGTGTGCACGGGGCTATCATCCTCCTTTTCCCTTGGGGGGGAACTGGTACTTGTGGTAGTCTCGGTTTTGAGATGTTCATCCTGGACTGACGTGGTGGTTGATTGTGCTTCGTCGAGGCGCTCGGAGGGACACTCTGCATCAACAAATTCTTCTGTTTTCTCCAAATCAGCCATCTTCATGCTAGTTCAGGGAAATGCCCTATGGTCCAACAAATGTGGACCAAGGTGCCTTAACAGGCACTCACCTGCAGAGGAAATATAGACTGTCATCaatctacaacaacaaaaatcaagcATTTAGAAGTGGAAGCAAATGATTGTGCACGTATCCGCAAATCACTTGAACATTTTTTATTGTAACTTTCAAGTGTTTAAGCAGAGTAACAGCCAGACGGTGTCGGTCACCAGCTTACAACTGGGCGGGCTAGCATATAGCAGCATGCTATTCTACATAACGTACAATTTAACCAAAAGAAAGAAGTCCCACCAGCAAAGGCAAGGCAAACGAGTTTCGCTCATACAAAAAGTACAGCAAACAACAAATCGCGCGTTGACTTTCAAACCAAATTCAATTTTGATATACTCACGAGTCGCCTCCATGTCAATCATTCTCGGTGTATATTTGTAAATGCCCGCTAAATGCTCCCAAGCCCACATTAAGCCGGGCGAGCAACCCGAGCCGTCTACTTGTGCCAGAATGAATGACTTAGCTAGTTGATGCCTGTGGCTCGCTTGCCAGCTAGTCAAGCAACAGAGGCTAACGAAAGCTAGCGATAGATCGAAAACTATAATGTTCCAAAACTGCACACAAACTTGGTAAAAAGCAAAAAGAATGTCACCGGAAAATATTTATTATGCGGGGCCATTGCATAACGTTGCACCTGCGTCCTCAAATGGAAGCGAGTCGTTCCAAGCGAGATCGTATCAACTTAGCTCAAGGAAGCTAACTTAGCATTCAATGCGACAGTTACTTACCACGGTGTTAACGAGCTCCCTTTCCCGGCGTTTGACTCTTCGACATCTTCGTGCTTCCGTTTCTTCTATGATCCACGACGCGCCGTTCATTAAATTGTAACAAAATGACAAACCTAAGCGTATATGAATCTAATTTATGGCGCAGTGCGCTCGCCCCTTCGCGAGCGCTCTGATGGTGTAGCATTTAGCCGTTAgctaaatgtttattttaaaatgtctgCGTCGGCCTCACAAAGCAAAAACGTCATTTTCCGGCGGCTGCTGGGGAGTTAGCGCCCTCAAACGTCCGGAGTTACACACTGCACGCAaataatttcatttcaaaataagtaTGACCATATGGAATTAACATTGAAGATATAAGATGTGTAAAGCTGATTCTTATTGTGATTCTTAATTCTTTTTCTAAATGGTCGTAATTACATTTTCGATAATTAGAACCATCACCAACCGACCAACAATGGTACCGCATCCGTATTGGCTGGAGGACTCCCGTCCCCATAGAGACAAGCTCCTATgtactcccccctccctccctcccctcaccCGCAGCAACACTGGCAGCGGCGATGGCAACGAATTTAAATTAGCGGTGTTTGGGCATTACTGGTGCGTTTCCCTCGAATGCCGACCTTGCGTGTTTTGCCAAACGGATTTGCTTTCATTTATTACCGTGGGATTAACCGACGTTATCCTGAGAGGCCGAAGAGATTTGCGTCGCGTGGGGCGGGGAGGAGCGCTCGGAGGTGTCTTTGGTCTCCTCCGTCATCTCGCCACTTGCCTCAGCCAGCCAGTATGCTTCTGTAACAACCCAAGACGGATACAAGGGCGGCGACGGAGCCAATGTGCCCATAAAGGTGAGCGTCTTCTTGTTCTGGGAGCGGCTTGAAATGTCGGTCATTCGCCGCCTTTCACCGGTCAACCTGTTTCAGACGGCTAATGACAGCCATATGCTAACTGGGCTTTAATTGAATGGAAGCTAATAAACCCACAATACACATCATTTTAATGGTGTCAGTTttcttattgttgttgtttttggtgattACGATATTTTGATGACGTCACGCCCTCACCTGCATACAGTGGATAGTAAGGATCCGTGATGTATATTctgtaataaaatgaaataaagattTGATTGACATATATATGTAAATTACTCAGTAAGAAAACACAATGTATGTGTCATTGTTTCAGCATGGATGTGAGTGCCAGGCAGGGAGGCAGCACCAGGAGGAGAGCAGCAGAAGATGGTGAACCAGTAGGTGTAGGAGGAGGCGTGGAAGTTCTGGTGGTACCGCAGGACCTGTACGACTCTGCCAGGGCCAAAATAGAAGCAAATCTCCGATGGCTGCTTGCCAAAGCTTATGGCATTGGTAAGACGTCCGTCCTCTTGTGCTTTTGCTGCTCTggctttttttcctcacaagggCATGGCAATTATTTTGCAATTTA
It encodes the following:
- the ark2n gene encoding uncharacterized protein C18orf25 homolog isoform X2, yielding MKMADLEKTEEFVDAECPSERLDEAQSTTTSVQDEHLKTETTTSTSSPPREKEDDSPVHTEGEQSLLSMPCLMKELRRDSPESQQASMGSEKPASRHIYESDSSNPCMLSPSSSGHLADSDTLSSGGEGDREETETKMEADVDKDRQPSGRKSRRSRSESEAPPNAMAAKKNRCQPAGAGGPEKQINGKQAKVKGHRSQKHKERMRLLRQKREAAARKKYNLLQDSSTSDSELTCDSSTSSSDDDDDDTSGGSKTIKTDIPAGFRRASERSRVGSHIHGLLDSGSWDRNGISSVLEEAMTRFAVMQRQTEERFRVWMEKLAHLDSDDSSKRSSDAPEGGQQPPPQGARPSPASSFLPSSESAETMAAYVLARASNNNAAATSGNNNLLPEAVTQNGNLAVPDPGLLNV
- the ark2n gene encoding uncharacterized protein C18orf25 homolog isoform X3; its protein translation is MKMADLEKTEEFVDAECPSERLDEAQSTTTSVQDEHLKTETTTSTSSPPREKEDDSPVHTEGEQSLLSMPCLMKELRRDSPESQQASMGSEKPASRHIYESDSSNPCMLSPSSSGHLADSDTLSSGGEGDREETETKMEADVDKDRQPSGRKSRRSRSESEAPPNAMAAKKNRCQPAGAGGPEKQINGKQAKVKGHRSQKHKERMRLLRQKREAAARKKYNLLQDSSTSDSELTCDSSTSSSDDDDDDTSGGSKTIKTDIPGHAEAETSHNKDGRQHKGRISIASSDSEVEIVGVQENARCAHPCGGVIKSLSSCTDDHSAERSAAPNTTTHPPPQLWTCVSPQSNWVSPPEVVDLTLDEENSGHKHLP
- the ark2n gene encoding uncharacterized protein C18orf25 homolog isoform X1, whose protein sequence is MKMADLEKTEEFVDAECPSERLDEAQSTTTSVQDEHLKTETTTSTSSPPREKEDDSPVHTEGEQSLLSMPCLMKELRRDSPESQQASMGSEKPASRHIYESDSSNPCMLSPSSSGHLADSDTLSSGGEGDREETETKMEADVDKDRQPSGRKSRRSRSESEAPPNAMAAKKNRCQPAGAGGPEKQINGKQAKVKGHRSQKHKERMRLLRQKREAAARKKYNLLQDSSTSDSELTCDSSTSSSDDDDDDTSGGSKTIKTDIPDGPPIVGHYDISDTDSNQGSMKVEKVRPSVIKRELETLRGQDMAPRSGCSSAAGHAEAETSHNKDGRQHKGRISIASSDSEVEIVGVQENARCAHPCGGVIKSLSSCTDDHSAERSAAPNTTTHPPPQLWTCVSPQSNWVSPPEVVDLTLDEENSGHKHLP